One region of Oryza sativa Japonica Group chromosome 5, ASM3414082v1 genomic DNA includes:
- the LOC9270017 gene encoding SAC3 family protein A isoform X1, whose amino-acid sequence MMASHGAGVVAAGSDAAPAEVSIVGQTNPSTYPPLALGHHSWSSSTGAATVPWSYPVNNQSQDTVYYDPQRDVSVSGDNQSVASSAPHNAQPTMGTENATHSHMPYSSSLQHGYTAAEYANYYYSYPQTTNGSSVQQGGTNQHSGAAHQPLTSFQNSESYVGPTSNTYYNAGGHQTAPGYGTSNSYYQNSTWNGGSFENNYAQSYQNYPSSNTNTVQHSISVPTNSFSYQQQYNQWPYYYNHTVPNPAGDPVGNSNSIVNTTSSYSYPSIQPPPPGTTSWKSNSSSSIAPPIQASGGPGPQDQYINQAHAPVLENQYAGQVAGNPRSQNHYASQTPACPQSTVNLNPVQQSNHGDQQNTVFIATENSSENKMQVPRIAPGFSMVIPKSEKKILGADLSKKPAYVSVSMVKNDARSLPFSLHNYATRNLNCCKDEAQKAACQSMIEEIKNSAIADGTLLTKNWDTEPLLPLVQNVATIPETSSANNSSPSLSTSTNRRRQKSRWEPVVEEKVTDKVEPVKGLVNGTTHNNLEAKNRMSNNWDSRKFFQSHHATANKVSQRPAKKQKISSYSDQMQNGNASSDSDKEQDLTKYYASATALANSPEEKKRREHRSKRFEKNQNSSSKSRNSAASKDVMANIHARRAVSALLARSCEDGTTLAVEDMDWDALTVKGTCQEIEKRYLRLTSAPDPATVRPEHVLEKALSMVETSQKNYLYKCDQLKSIRQDLTVQRIQNELTVKVYETHARLAMQAGDLPEYNQCQSQLKRLYAEGIKGCYFEFSAYNLLCVMLHSNNKRDLLSSLARLSKQAKQDEAVKHALAVHSAVSSGNYVLFFKLYKQAPNLNSCLMDLYVERMRFEAVKCMSKSYRPTIPVGYVAQILGFSRIDSEASEECEMWLKAHGAILSIDNSRDLQLDTKASTTTLYMPEPENAVAHGDASLAVNDFLART is encoded by the exons ATGATGGCGAGCCACGGCGCCGGGGTGGTGGCTGCTGGATCCGATGCCGCTCCTGCCGAG GTCAGCATTGTGGGGCAGACAAATCCATCTACTTATCCACCTTTAGCTTTAGGGCATCATTCATGGTCCTCTTCAACTGGGGCAGCTACAGTCCCGTGGAGCTATCCAGTGAACAATCAAAGCCAAGATACAGTTTACTATGATCCACAAAGGGATGTTTCGGTTTCGGGAGACAATCAGAGTGTGGCAAGCAGTGCACCTCATAATGCTCAGCCAACTATGGGCACAGAAAATGCGACTCATTCTCACATGCCTTACTCAAGTTCACTTCAACATGGGTACACTGCTGCAGAATATGCAAACTATTATTATAGTTACCCACAAACTACAAATGGTTCTTCTGTCCAGCAAGGAGGAACAAATCAACATTCAGGTGCAGCTCATCAGCCTCTTACTtcatttcagaattcagagtCTTACGTTGGTCCCACAAGTAACACATATTACAATGCTGGTGGTCATCAGACTGCTCCAGGATATGGAACTAGCAATAGCTATTATCAGAACAGCACCTGGAATGGTGGAAGCTTTGAAAATAATTATGCTCAGTCATATCAGAACTACCCGTCATCCAATACCAACACAGTACAGCATTCCATTTCAGTGCCTACCAATTCTTTCTCATACCAACAGCAGTACAACCAATGGCCATACTATTACAATCACACCGTGCCAAATCCTGCTGGTGATCCAGTCGGGAACAGTAACTCAATTGTTAACACTACTTCTAGCTACTCCTATCCCAGTATCCAGCCACCTCCTCCAGGAACTACATCATGGAAAAGTAATTCAAGTTCTTCTATTGCGCCTCCTATTCAG GCTTCAGGTGGTCCAGGGCCTCAAGATCAATATATCAACCAGGCGCACGCTCCGGTGTTGGAAAACCAGTATGCTGGCCAGGTAGCAGGTAACCCAAGGTCTCAAAACCATTATGCCAGCCAGACACCAGCCTGCCCACAGAGCACTGTGAATTTGAACCCCGTTCAGCAAAGCAATCATGGCGATCAACAAAATACT gtttttattgcaaccgaaAATTCAAGTGAAAACAAAATGCAGGTTCCTCGAATTGCTCCAGGTTTTTCTATGGTAATACCAAAGAGCGAGAAGAAAATTTTAGGTGCTGATTTGTCAAAGAAGCCTGCTTATGTTAGTGTTTCCATGGTGAAGAATGATGCT AGATCACTCCCTTTTTCATTACATAATTATGCTACGAGGAATCTCAACTGTTGCAAGGATGAGGCCCAGAAGGCTGCTTGCCAGAGTATGATAGAAGAG ATAAAAAACAGCGCCATTGCTGATGGAACCCTTCTTACTAAGAATTGGGACACTGAGCCACTGCTTCCTTTGGTACAAAATGTTGCAACCATTCCAGAAACAAG CAGTGCAAACAATTCAAGTCCCTCCTTGTCGACATCTACCAATAGGAGACGCCAAAAAAGTAGGTGGGAGCCTGTTGTGGAGGAAAAGGTTACAGATAAGGTGGAACCGGTAAAAGGGTTGGTGAATGGTACCACCCACAATAATTTGGAAGCCAAAAACAGAATG AGTAATAACTGGGATTCCAGAAAATTTTTCCAGTCTCATCATGCGACTGCAAACAAAGTCAGTCAGCGGCCTGCCAAGAAGCAAAAGATCAGCAGTTACTCAGATCAAATGCAAAATGGAAATGCTTCAAGTGATAGTGATAAGGAGCAGGATCTAACCAAATATTATGCCAGTGCAACCGCACTAGCAAATTCACCTGAGGAGAAGAAGCGCAGGGAGCATAGGTCAAAGCGTTTTGAGAAGAACCAGAATTCATCATCTAAATCGAGGAATTCTGCAGCAAGTAAAGATGTAATGGCTAATATACATGCACGAAGAGCTGTTTCAGCTCTTCTTGCCAGAAGCTGTGAAGATGGCACTACCTTGGCTGTGGAGGATATGGATTGGGATGCATTGACAGTAAAGGGGACATGCCAAGAAATTGAGAAACGATATCTCCGGCTTACATCAGCACCTGATCCTGCCACA GTAAGACCGGAGCATGTCTTGGAGAAGGCCCTTTCCATGGTTGAAACATCTCAAAAGAATTATCTTTATAAATGTGATCAACTGAAGTCTATTCGCCAAGATCTCACAGTTCAGAGAATCCAGAATGAACTTACTGTCAAG GTTTATGAAACTCATGCACGTTTAGCAATGCAGGCAGGTGACCTACCTGAATATAACCAG TGCCAGTCACAACTGAAGAGGCTATATGCAGAGGGAATCAAGGGCTGTTACTTTGAATTCTCTGCGTACAATTTACTCTGTGTCATGTTGCACTCTAATAATAAACGAGACTTGCTGTCATCATTGGCAAG GTTATCGAAACAAGCCAAACAAGATGAAGCTGTCAAGCATGCCCTTGCAGTTCATTCTGCTGTTTCATCTGGAAACTATGTCCTATTTTTCAAACTATACAAGCAGGCACCGAACTTGAATTCTTGCCTCATGG ATCTATATGTGGAGCGAATGCGTTTTGAGGCTGTAAAATGCATGTCTAAATCATATCGCCCGACTATACCAGTGGGATATGTTGCACAAATTTTGGGATTCTCAAGAATTGATAGTGAAGCATCAGAAGAGTGTGAAATGTGGTTAAAAGCTCATGGTGCTATTCTTTCAATAGACAACAGCAGAGACTTGCAATTAGACACGAAG GCTTCTACTACTACACTTTACATGCCAGAGCCAGAGAATGCCGTCGCACATGGTGATGCCTCACTTGCAGTTAATGACTTTTTGGCGCGGACATAG
- the LOC9270017 gene encoding SAC3 family protein A isoform X7 — MIHKGMFRFRETIRVWQAVHLIMLSQLWAQKMRLILTCLTQVHFNMGTLLQNMQTIIIVTHKLQMVLLSSKEEQINIQTAPGYGTSNSYYQNSTWNGGSFENNYAQSYQNYPSSNTNTVQHSISVPTNSFSYQQQYNQWPYYYNHTVPNPAGDPVGNSNSIVNTTSSYSYPSIQPPPPGTTSWKSNSSSSIAPPIQASGGPGPQDQYINQAHAPVLENQYAGQVAGNPRSQNHYASQTPACPQSTVNLNPVQQSNHGDQQNTVPRIAPGFSMVIPKSEKKILGADLSKKPAYVSVSMVKNDARSLPFSLHNYATRNLNCCKDEAQKAACQSMIEEIKNSAIADGTLLTKNWDTEPLLPLVQNVATIPETSSANNSSPSLSTSTNRRRQKSRWEPVVEEKVTDKVEPVKGLVNGTTHNNLEAKNRMSNNWDSRKFFQSHHATANKVSQRPAKKQKISSYSDQMQNGNASSDSDKEQDLTKYYASATALANSPEEKKRREHRSKRFEKNQNSSSKSRNSAASKDVMANIHARRAVSALLARSCEDGTTLAVEDMDWDALTVKGTCQEIEKRYLRLTSAPDPATVRPEHVLEKALSMVETSQKNYLYKCDQLKSIRQDLTVQRIQNELTVKVYETHARLAMQAGDLPEYNQCQSQLKRLYAEGIKGCYFEFSAYNLLCVMLHSNNKRDLLSSLARLSKQAKQDEAVKHALAVHSAVSSGNYVLFFKLYKQAPNLNSCLMDLYVERMRFEAVKCMSKSYRPTIPVGYVAQILGFSRIDSEASEECEMWLKAHGAILSIDNSRDLQLDTKASTTTLYMPEPENAVAHGDASLAVNDFLART; from the exons ATGATCCACAAAGGGATGTTTCGGTTTCGGGAGACAATCAGAGTGTGGCAAGCAGTGCACCTCATAATGCTCAGCCAACTATGGGCACAGAAAATGCGACTCATTCTCACATGCCTTACTCAAGTTCACTTCAACATGGGTACACTGCTGCAGAATATGCAAACTATTATTATAGTTACCCACAAACTACAAATGGTTCTTCTGTCCAGCAAGGAGGAACAAATCAACATTCAG ACTGCTCCAGGATATGGAACTAGCAATAGCTATTATCAGAACAGCACCTGGAATGGTGGAAGCTTTGAAAATAATTATGCTCAGTCATATCAGAACTACCCGTCATCCAATACCAACACAGTACAGCATTCCATTTCAGTGCCTACCAATTCTTTCTCATACCAACAGCAGTACAACCAATGGCCATACTATTACAATCACACCGTGCCAAATCCTGCTGGTGATCCAGTCGGGAACAGTAACTCAATTGTTAACACTACTTCTAGCTACTCCTATCCCAGTATCCAGCCACCTCCTCCAGGAACTACATCATGGAAAAGTAATTCAAGTTCTTCTATTGCGCCTCCTATTCAG GCTTCAGGTGGTCCAGGGCCTCAAGATCAATATATCAACCAGGCGCACGCTCCGGTGTTGGAAAACCAGTATGCTGGCCAGGTAGCAGGTAACCCAAGGTCTCAAAACCATTATGCCAGCCAGACACCAGCCTGCCCACAGAGCACTGTGAATTTGAACCCCGTTCAGCAAAGCAATCATGGCGATCAACAAAATACT GTTCCTCGAATTGCTCCAGGTTTTTCTATGGTAATACCAAAGAGCGAGAAGAAAATTTTAGGTGCTGATTTGTCAAAGAAGCCTGCTTATGTTAGTGTTTCCATGGTGAAGAATGATGCT AGATCACTCCCTTTTTCATTACATAATTATGCTACGAGGAATCTCAACTGTTGCAAGGATGAGGCCCAGAAGGCTGCTTGCCAGAGTATGATAGAAGAG ATAAAAAACAGCGCCATTGCTGATGGAACCCTTCTTACTAAGAATTGGGACACTGAGCCACTGCTTCCTTTGGTACAAAATGTTGCAACCATTCCAGAAACAAG CAGTGCAAACAATTCAAGTCCCTCCTTGTCGACATCTACCAATAGGAGACGCCAAAAAAGTAGGTGGGAGCCTGTTGTGGAGGAAAAGGTTACAGATAAGGTGGAACCGGTAAAAGGGTTGGTGAATGGTACCACCCACAATAATTTGGAAGCCAAAAACAGAATG AGTAATAACTGGGATTCCAGAAAATTTTTCCAGTCTCATCATGCGACTGCAAACAAAGTCAGTCAGCGGCCTGCCAAGAAGCAAAAGATCAGCAGTTACTCAGATCAAATGCAAAATGGAAATGCTTCAAGTGATAGTGATAAGGAGCAGGATCTAACCAAATATTATGCCAGTGCAACCGCACTAGCAAATTCACCTGAGGAGAAGAAGCGCAGGGAGCATAGGTCAAAGCGTTTTGAGAAGAACCAGAATTCATCATCTAAATCGAGGAATTCTGCAGCAAGTAAAGATGTAATGGCTAATATACATGCACGAAGAGCTGTTTCAGCTCTTCTTGCCAGAAGCTGTGAAGATGGCACTACCTTGGCTGTGGAGGATATGGATTGGGATGCATTGACAGTAAAGGGGACATGCCAAGAAATTGAGAAACGATATCTCCGGCTTACATCAGCACCTGATCCTGCCACA GTAAGACCGGAGCATGTCTTGGAGAAGGCCCTTTCCATGGTTGAAACATCTCAAAAGAATTATCTTTATAAATGTGATCAACTGAAGTCTATTCGCCAAGATCTCACAGTTCAGAGAATCCAGAATGAACTTACTGTCAAG GTTTATGAAACTCATGCACGTTTAGCAATGCAGGCAGGTGACCTACCTGAATATAACCAG TGCCAGTCACAACTGAAGAGGCTATATGCAGAGGGAATCAAGGGCTGTTACTTTGAATTCTCTGCGTACAATTTACTCTGTGTCATGTTGCACTCTAATAATAAACGAGACTTGCTGTCATCATTGGCAAG GTTATCGAAACAAGCCAAACAAGATGAAGCTGTCAAGCATGCCCTTGCAGTTCATTCTGCTGTTTCATCTGGAAACTATGTCCTATTTTTCAAACTATACAAGCAGGCACCGAACTTGAATTCTTGCCTCATGG ATCTATATGTGGAGCGAATGCGTTTTGAGGCTGTAAAATGCATGTCTAAATCATATCGCCCGACTATACCAGTGGGATATGTTGCACAAATTTTGGGATTCTCAAGAATTGATAGTGAAGCATCAGAAGAGTGTGAAATGTGGTTAAAAGCTCATGGTGCTATTCTTTCAATAGACAACAGCAGAGACTTGCAATTAGACACGAAG GCTTCTACTACTACACTTTACATGCCAGAGCCAGAGAATGCCGTCGCACATGGTGATGCCTCACTTGCAGTTAATGACTTTTTGGCGCGGACATAG
- the LOC9270017 gene encoding SAC3 family protein A isoform X8 translates to MIHKGMFRFRETIRVWQAVHLIMLSQLWAQKMRLILTCLTQVHFNMGTLLQNMQTIIIVTHKLQMVLLSSKEEQINIQTAPGYGTSNSYYQNSTWNGGSFENNYAQSYQNYPSSNTNTVQHSISVPTNSFSYQQQYNQWPYYYNHTVPNPAGDPVGNSNSIVNTTSSYSYPSIQPPPPGTTSWKSNSSSSIAPPIQASGGPGPQDQYINQAHAPVLENQYAGQVAGNPRSQNHYASQTPACPQSTVNLNPVQQSNHGDQQNTVPRIAPGFSMVIPKSEKKILGADLSKKPAYVSVSMVKNDARSLPFSLHNYATRNLNCCKDEAQKAACQSMIEEIKNSAIADGTLLTKNWDTEPLLPLVQNVATIPETSANNSSPSLSTSTNRRRQKSRWEPVVEEKVTDKVEPVKGLVNGTTHNNLEAKNRMSNNWDSRKFFQSHHATANKVSQRPAKKQKISSYSDQMQNGNASSDSDKEQDLTKYYASATALANSPEEKKRREHRSKRFEKNQNSSSKSRNSAASKDVMANIHARRAVSALLARSCEDGTTLAVEDMDWDALTVKGTCQEIEKRYLRLTSAPDPATVRPEHVLEKALSMVETSQKNYLYKCDQLKSIRQDLTVQRIQNELTVKVYETHARLAMQAGDLPEYNQCQSQLKRLYAEGIKGCYFEFSAYNLLCVMLHSNNKRDLLSSLARLSKQAKQDEAVKHALAVHSAVSSGNYVLFFKLYKQAPNLNSCLMDLYVERMRFEAVKCMSKSYRPTIPVGYVAQILGFSRIDSEASEECEMWLKAHGAILSIDNSRDLQLDTKASTTTLYMPEPENAVAHGDASLAVNDFLART, encoded by the exons ATGATCCACAAAGGGATGTTTCGGTTTCGGGAGACAATCAGAGTGTGGCAAGCAGTGCACCTCATAATGCTCAGCCAACTATGGGCACAGAAAATGCGACTCATTCTCACATGCCTTACTCAAGTTCACTTCAACATGGGTACACTGCTGCAGAATATGCAAACTATTATTATAGTTACCCACAAACTACAAATGGTTCTTCTGTCCAGCAAGGAGGAACAAATCAACATTCAG ACTGCTCCAGGATATGGAACTAGCAATAGCTATTATCAGAACAGCACCTGGAATGGTGGAAGCTTTGAAAATAATTATGCTCAGTCATATCAGAACTACCCGTCATCCAATACCAACACAGTACAGCATTCCATTTCAGTGCCTACCAATTCTTTCTCATACCAACAGCAGTACAACCAATGGCCATACTATTACAATCACACCGTGCCAAATCCTGCTGGTGATCCAGTCGGGAACAGTAACTCAATTGTTAACACTACTTCTAGCTACTCCTATCCCAGTATCCAGCCACCTCCTCCAGGAACTACATCATGGAAAAGTAATTCAAGTTCTTCTATTGCGCCTCCTATTCAG GCTTCAGGTGGTCCAGGGCCTCAAGATCAATATATCAACCAGGCGCACGCTCCGGTGTTGGAAAACCAGTATGCTGGCCAGGTAGCAGGTAACCCAAGGTCTCAAAACCATTATGCCAGCCAGACACCAGCCTGCCCACAGAGCACTGTGAATTTGAACCCCGTTCAGCAAAGCAATCATGGCGATCAACAAAATACT GTTCCTCGAATTGCTCCAGGTTTTTCTATGGTAATACCAAAGAGCGAGAAGAAAATTTTAGGTGCTGATTTGTCAAAGAAGCCTGCTTATGTTAGTGTTTCCATGGTGAAGAATGATGCT AGATCACTCCCTTTTTCATTACATAATTATGCTACGAGGAATCTCAACTGTTGCAAGGATGAGGCCCAGAAGGCTGCTTGCCAGAGTATGATAGAAGAG ATAAAAAACAGCGCCATTGCTGATGGAACCCTTCTTACTAAGAATTGGGACACTGAGCCACTGCTTCCTTTGGTACAAAATGTTGCAACCATTCCAGAAACAAG TGCAAACAATTCAAGTCCCTCCTTGTCGACATCTACCAATAGGAGACGCCAAAAAAGTAGGTGGGAGCCTGTTGTGGAGGAAAAGGTTACAGATAAGGTGGAACCGGTAAAAGGGTTGGTGAATGGTACCACCCACAATAATTTGGAAGCCAAAAACAGAATG AGTAATAACTGGGATTCCAGAAAATTTTTCCAGTCTCATCATGCGACTGCAAACAAAGTCAGTCAGCGGCCTGCCAAGAAGCAAAAGATCAGCAGTTACTCAGATCAAATGCAAAATGGAAATGCTTCAAGTGATAGTGATAAGGAGCAGGATCTAACCAAATATTATGCCAGTGCAACCGCACTAGCAAATTCACCTGAGGAGAAGAAGCGCAGGGAGCATAGGTCAAAGCGTTTTGAGAAGAACCAGAATTCATCATCTAAATCGAGGAATTCTGCAGCAAGTAAAGATGTAATGGCTAATATACATGCACGAAGAGCTGTTTCAGCTCTTCTTGCCAGAAGCTGTGAAGATGGCACTACCTTGGCTGTGGAGGATATGGATTGGGATGCATTGACAGTAAAGGGGACATGCCAAGAAATTGAGAAACGATATCTCCGGCTTACATCAGCACCTGATCCTGCCACA GTAAGACCGGAGCATGTCTTGGAGAAGGCCCTTTCCATGGTTGAAACATCTCAAAAGAATTATCTTTATAAATGTGATCAACTGAAGTCTATTCGCCAAGATCTCACAGTTCAGAGAATCCAGAATGAACTTACTGTCAAG GTTTATGAAACTCATGCACGTTTAGCAATGCAGGCAGGTGACCTACCTGAATATAACCAG TGCCAGTCACAACTGAAGAGGCTATATGCAGAGGGAATCAAGGGCTGTTACTTTGAATTCTCTGCGTACAATTTACTCTGTGTCATGTTGCACTCTAATAATAAACGAGACTTGCTGTCATCATTGGCAAG GTTATCGAAACAAGCCAAACAAGATGAAGCTGTCAAGCATGCCCTTGCAGTTCATTCTGCTGTTTCATCTGGAAACTATGTCCTATTTTTCAAACTATACAAGCAGGCACCGAACTTGAATTCTTGCCTCATGG ATCTATATGTGGAGCGAATGCGTTTTGAGGCTGTAAAATGCATGTCTAAATCATATCGCCCGACTATACCAGTGGGATATGTTGCACAAATTTTGGGATTCTCAAGAATTGATAGTGAAGCATCAGAAGAGTGTGAAATGTGGTTAAAAGCTCATGGTGCTATTCTTTCAATAGACAACAGCAGAGACTTGCAATTAGACACGAAG GCTTCTACTACTACACTTTACATGCCAGAGCCAGAGAATGCCGTCGCACATGGTGATGCCTCACTTGCAGTTAATGACTTTTTGGCGCGGACATAG
- the LOC9270017 gene encoding SAC3 family protein A isoform X2, translated as MMASHGAGVVAAGSDAAPAEVSIVGQTNPSTYPPLALGHHSWSSSTGAATVPWSYPVNNQSQDTVYYDPQRDVSVSGDNQSVASSAPHNAQPTMGTENATHSHMPYSSSLQHGYTAAEYANYYYSYPQTTNGSSVQQGGTNQHSGAAHQPLTSFQNSESYVGPTSNTYYNAGGHQTAPGYGTSNSYYQNSTWNGGSFENNYAQSYQNYPSSNTNTVQHSISVPTNSFSYQQQYNQWPYYYNHTVPNPAGDPVGNSNSIVNTTSSYSYPSIQPPPPGTTSWKSNSSSSIAPPIQASGGPGPQDQYINQAHAPVLENQYAGQVAGNPRSQNHYASQTPACPQSTVNLNPVQQSNHGDQQNTVFIATENSSENKMQVPRIAPGFSMVIPKSEKKILGADLSKKPAYVSVSMVKNDARSLPFSLHNYATRNLNCCKDEAQKAACQSMIEEIKNSAIADGTLLTKNWDTEPLLPLVQNVATIPETSANNSSPSLSTSTNRRRQKSRWEPVVEEKVTDKVEPVKGLVNGTTHNNLEAKNRMSNNWDSRKFFQSHHATANKVSQRPAKKQKISSYSDQMQNGNASSDSDKEQDLTKYYASATALANSPEEKKRREHRSKRFEKNQNSSSKSRNSAASKDVMANIHARRAVSALLARSCEDGTTLAVEDMDWDALTVKGTCQEIEKRYLRLTSAPDPATVRPEHVLEKALSMVETSQKNYLYKCDQLKSIRQDLTVQRIQNELTVKVYETHARLAMQAGDLPEYNQCQSQLKRLYAEGIKGCYFEFSAYNLLCVMLHSNNKRDLLSSLARLSKQAKQDEAVKHALAVHSAVSSGNYVLFFKLYKQAPNLNSCLMDLYVERMRFEAVKCMSKSYRPTIPVGYVAQILGFSRIDSEASEECEMWLKAHGAILSIDNSRDLQLDTKASTTTLYMPEPENAVAHGDASLAVNDFLART; from the exons ATGATGGCGAGCCACGGCGCCGGGGTGGTGGCTGCTGGATCCGATGCCGCTCCTGCCGAG GTCAGCATTGTGGGGCAGACAAATCCATCTACTTATCCACCTTTAGCTTTAGGGCATCATTCATGGTCCTCTTCAACTGGGGCAGCTACAGTCCCGTGGAGCTATCCAGTGAACAATCAAAGCCAAGATACAGTTTACTATGATCCACAAAGGGATGTTTCGGTTTCGGGAGACAATCAGAGTGTGGCAAGCAGTGCACCTCATAATGCTCAGCCAACTATGGGCACAGAAAATGCGACTCATTCTCACATGCCTTACTCAAGTTCACTTCAACATGGGTACACTGCTGCAGAATATGCAAACTATTATTATAGTTACCCACAAACTACAAATGGTTCTTCTGTCCAGCAAGGAGGAACAAATCAACATTCAGGTGCAGCTCATCAGCCTCTTACTtcatttcagaattcagagtCTTACGTTGGTCCCACAAGTAACACATATTACAATGCTGGTGGTCATCAGACTGCTCCAGGATATGGAACTAGCAATAGCTATTATCAGAACAGCACCTGGAATGGTGGAAGCTTTGAAAATAATTATGCTCAGTCATATCAGAACTACCCGTCATCCAATACCAACACAGTACAGCATTCCATTTCAGTGCCTACCAATTCTTTCTCATACCAACAGCAGTACAACCAATGGCCATACTATTACAATCACACCGTGCCAAATCCTGCTGGTGATCCAGTCGGGAACAGTAACTCAATTGTTAACACTACTTCTAGCTACTCCTATCCCAGTATCCAGCCACCTCCTCCAGGAACTACATCATGGAAAAGTAATTCAAGTTCTTCTATTGCGCCTCCTATTCAG GCTTCAGGTGGTCCAGGGCCTCAAGATCAATATATCAACCAGGCGCACGCTCCGGTGTTGGAAAACCAGTATGCTGGCCAGGTAGCAGGTAACCCAAGGTCTCAAAACCATTATGCCAGCCAGACACCAGCCTGCCCACAGAGCACTGTGAATTTGAACCCCGTTCAGCAAAGCAATCATGGCGATCAACAAAATACT gtttttattgcaaccgaaAATTCAAGTGAAAACAAAATGCAGGTTCCTCGAATTGCTCCAGGTTTTTCTATGGTAATACCAAAGAGCGAGAAGAAAATTTTAGGTGCTGATTTGTCAAAGAAGCCTGCTTATGTTAGTGTTTCCATGGTGAAGAATGATGCT AGATCACTCCCTTTTTCATTACATAATTATGCTACGAGGAATCTCAACTGTTGCAAGGATGAGGCCCAGAAGGCTGCTTGCCAGAGTATGATAGAAGAG ATAAAAAACAGCGCCATTGCTGATGGAACCCTTCTTACTAAGAATTGGGACACTGAGCCACTGCTTCCTTTGGTACAAAATGTTGCAACCATTCCAGAAACAAG TGCAAACAATTCAAGTCCCTCCTTGTCGACATCTACCAATAGGAGACGCCAAAAAAGTAGGTGGGAGCCTGTTGTGGAGGAAAAGGTTACAGATAAGGTGGAACCGGTAAAAGGGTTGGTGAATGGTACCACCCACAATAATTTGGAAGCCAAAAACAGAATG AGTAATAACTGGGATTCCAGAAAATTTTTCCAGTCTCATCATGCGACTGCAAACAAAGTCAGTCAGCGGCCTGCCAAGAAGCAAAAGATCAGCAGTTACTCAGATCAAATGCAAAATGGAAATGCTTCAAGTGATAGTGATAAGGAGCAGGATCTAACCAAATATTATGCCAGTGCAACCGCACTAGCAAATTCACCTGAGGAGAAGAAGCGCAGGGAGCATAGGTCAAAGCGTTTTGAGAAGAACCAGAATTCATCATCTAAATCGAGGAATTCTGCAGCAAGTAAAGATGTAATGGCTAATATACATGCACGAAGAGCTGTTTCAGCTCTTCTTGCCAGAAGCTGTGAAGATGGCACTACCTTGGCTGTGGAGGATATGGATTGGGATGCATTGACAGTAAAGGGGACATGCCAAGAAATTGAGAAACGATATCTCCGGCTTACATCAGCACCTGATCCTGCCACA GTAAGACCGGAGCATGTCTTGGAGAAGGCCCTTTCCATGGTTGAAACATCTCAAAAGAATTATCTTTATAAATGTGATCAACTGAAGTCTATTCGCCAAGATCTCACAGTTCAGAGAATCCAGAATGAACTTACTGTCAAG GTTTATGAAACTCATGCACGTTTAGCAATGCAGGCAGGTGACCTACCTGAATATAACCAG TGCCAGTCACAACTGAAGAGGCTATATGCAGAGGGAATCAAGGGCTGTTACTTTGAATTCTCTGCGTACAATTTACTCTGTGTCATGTTGCACTCTAATAATAAACGAGACTTGCTGTCATCATTGGCAAG GTTATCGAAACAAGCCAAACAAGATGAAGCTGTCAAGCATGCCCTTGCAGTTCATTCTGCTGTTTCATCTGGAAACTATGTCCTATTTTTCAAACTATACAAGCAGGCACCGAACTTGAATTCTTGCCTCATGG ATCTATATGTGGAGCGAATGCGTTTTGAGGCTGTAAAATGCATGTCTAAATCATATCGCCCGACTATACCAGTGGGATATGTTGCACAAATTTTGGGATTCTCAAGAATTGATAGTGAAGCATCAGAAGAGTGTGAAATGTGGTTAAAAGCTCATGGTGCTATTCTTTCAATAGACAACAGCAGAGACTTGCAATTAGACACGAAG GCTTCTACTACTACACTTTACATGCCAGAGCCAGAGAATGCCGTCGCACATGGTGATGCCTCACTTGCAGTTAATGACTTTTTGGCGCGGACATAG